In the Cellulomonas sp. C5510 genome, ACCTGCGCTCCCTGGGCGGCCTCGCCTCGGAGGGTGTGACCACCACCTCGTCCGACCAGCTCGCGGAGCTGGTCGGCGCCTCGCCCGCGCAGCTGCGCAAGGACCTGTCCTACCTGGGGGCCGGCGGACGCCGCGGCGTGGGGTACGAGGTCGACCACCTGCGCAAGCAGATCGCCGGCGCGCTCGGCATGGCCGAGGAGCGCCAGCTCGTCATCGTCGGCATCGGCAACCTGGGTCACGCGCTCGCCACCTACTCCGGGTTCGCGGACCGCGGGTTCGTCCTCGTGGGCCTGTTCGACACGCACGCGGACCTGGTGGGGACGCGCGTCGGCGGCCACGTGGTCCAGCACGTCGACGAGCTGGAGCGGGTCATCGACGAGACGGAGGCGAGCGTCGCGATCGTGGCGACGCCGGGGTCCGCCGCCCAGGCGACGACGGACCGGCTGGTCGCGGCGGGCATCACCGGCATCCTCAACTTCGCGCCCCGCACGGTGCGGGTGCCCGACGGCGTGGACGTGCGGGAGGTGGACCTCGGGTCGGAGCTGCAGATCCTCGGGTTCCACGCGCGGCAGCGGGCCGCCCGCCCCGTCGCGGCTCCCGTCGCCGCTCCCGCCGCCGAGCCGGAGCCGGTCGCGGCGGACTGAGCCCGACCGGCCGGGCCGTCGTGCGCGGTGGCCCGGCCGCTGCCGTGCCCGCCCGGGCCGGCACGTGCCCGGGGACGTGCACGAGGGCCCGGTCGCGGCAGGGGGTGCGCGACCGGGCCCTCGTGGACCGGGGGAGGTCAG is a window encoding:
- a CDS encoding redox-sensing transcriptional repressor Rex, whose protein sequence is MRALPPTTVARLPGYLRSLGGLASEGVTTTSSDQLAELVGASPAQLRKDLSYLGAGGRRGVGYEVDHLRKQIAGALGMAEERQLVIVGIGNLGHALATYSGFADRGFVLVGLFDTHADLVGTRVGGHVVQHVDELERVIDETEASVAIVATPGSAAQATTDRLVAAGITGILNFAPRTVRVPDGVDVREVDLGSELQILGFHARQRAARPVAAPVAAPAAEPEPVAAD